The DNA region ataaattattttgaggAACAATTTTCTCCATTATCAAAAAATTTCCAAAATTATGATTGAATGAAAGCATTAATTgatttttgaaataaattaatacgGAAAGATTCATAACTCCCTTtcaataattaaaaaacaaaaggcttaattgcaactttggtcctcgacgtttaccaatgccacgattttggtcccccacctaatttaattacgtggatggtccctgacgttgtaggtcgtgtgcaacgttagtcctaccgtttatttcttaatggaggaggcttacgtggacgtccagttggagagaaaaaggaggtatgaggagagagggaagcacgtgagtatcacgtgacccttatctgaacccattatacccaaacccctgacctccctggaacgaagaaggtaacgcgatttagatccctagggtttcagatttgggtataatgggttcatataaagTTCatgtgagttcacgtgatactcacgtgcttccctctctcctcagatctcttttttctctccaactagacgtccacgtaagcctcctccattaagaaataaacggtaggactaacgtttcacacagcctacaacgtcggggaccatccatgtaattaaattaggtgggggaccaaaatcgtggcattggtaaacgtcggggaccaaagttgtaattaagccaaaACAAAATAACTACGAAAATTTAGGGcatacattctttttttttgttacaaatgagAGGCTACGCCCTAAACAGAAAGAAATTAAGGGTTAAAAGACCCAACAGAAGCTGGAGAGGGATGACTGCAGTCCTGCAGAAGCAAAGAATGGCACTCCCCAAACGGAGATTCAAAGGTGTGATATCCAAACGGTAATGAGAGCCCCACCTTGGCCAAGTAGTCAGCTAGGCAATTAGAAGTCCTAGGGACATGGCGGAACGAAACAGACCCATGTGCTGATTGAAGCTGAAGGATATCTTGAACAATATGCTCATACTGGTGGGAAGAGGCCCCTTGACTAAGCAGCAGATCTATCACCTCTTGGGAGTCGCTCTCCACAGTAACATGAGGAAGGTCTCTACTGATAATCACTTCCATAGCTGACTGAACAGCAAGGAGCTCCACAAGAAAAGCACAAGAGTTGAGCATCGTACCAAGGCTTCGAGGAAAGCCTAGCTTCCACCTTCCTTCCTCATCCCGGAGAACACCACCGCAGCTAGCAAGGTTGTTAAGAGCCAGGGCACCGTCGACGTTCAGTTTGAGCCAACCTAAAGGAGGTCTGCACCAAGGTTGCACACTTAGGCAAGAGACACCTCCATCACGCGAGTTACCCCTTGAACTAGGAGACAATTGGCCAAGGGACTCAAGGCCGCTGTTGTGGCCAAATCCTCGATACCCATGGCACGAAGGAAACTCCAAATACGAGTTGTGGATTGGGGAGCGTCATTAAACACCACGTCATTACGCAATCTTCAAATGGCTGCGATGGCCGCCGCGAAGAAACAGCTCCAGTCCATTCCCAAGTGATCCATGAAGTGACCTGAGAGGTTCAGAACTAACCAGTGATTCCAGTCAGAGGTGAAAAACAGTGAATCTGCTGCTAGATGAACGGCAGATAACCAGAACTCCCGGACCGCGCTGCAGTCTCTAAACAAATGCAGGCATTCTTCTGCAGAAGTTTGGCAAAGCGGGCACAGATCAGAGGAAGTCATACGGCGGCGATGGCGCACGGAATTTGTGAGCACTCCATTATTTAACAACTTCCACATGAGAATTTTCACGCGTTGTGGTCCATTGATCTTCCACACTAGTTTCCAAACATCTACGTTCTACCTGGGATGTGAGTGATCTGACACTAAATCATAAGTTGTTTTCGTTGTAAAGTTGCTAGCTGGATCCCTAGACCACCGAACCACATCCATAGTGTTGGGAGGGTTAAAAGGGGTCTTATCACAAGTGATTTCCTGTAAAAACCTGCGAGGAACAAGATTAGAGAATAGGTAGGTCTTTAATCCTCTCCCAGCTTCATAGAAGTGGGTGATTGGAAGATTAAGGTTTTCATGAGGGATAGGTTGCAGCGCAACCTCATGAAGTTGATGGCCGGATAATAACCATGAATCGGTCTAGAAACGGGCTGAAGCACTGCTGTCCACCTTCCATCTACATCCCGATAAAAGGGAGTTCTAGGTGGATCTTATACCTCGCCACGCTAGCGACTCGCGGCTACATTTCCTGACTGAAGGGACAACTGACTCACCACACCTATATTTGCCTCTCAACACCCGCACCCAAAGAGACGATGGTTGATAGATCAAGCCCCAACCTAATTTCATGATCAAGGCTTGATTAAAATCCGAAGTGCAACGAAAACCCAGCCCGCCTTGAGGTTTAGGCCGACAGATAGTCTCCCAATTAACTTGATGAATTTTCTTAGAACCATTCTCAGTGCCCCAAAAAAAGTTTCTTTGAAATTGGTCTAACTTCTCACACACTCCTTTGGGGAGGAGCATGGTTTGCATGCAATATGAGGGCAAGGCTGAAATAACAGATTGAGCTAGGGTCACCCTTTCGGCAAGGCTCAGAGTAGAGGCCTTCCAAGCAGTGAGACGCTTCTGAGTACGCTCAAGAATAAAATTGTAAGTCGATCTCGTTGGCGCCGTGTGAATAAGAGGGACACCAAGATACTTACCAAGGTCAGAGGTAAGACGAATACCTGCTAGATGACGGATTCTATTCGCTTCTCCCCTGTGAACATTGTTAGACACAAGAATGCGAGATTTATCTTTGCTCACATTTTGCCCAGAAGCCTCACAGAAGGTATCCAAGCAGTGAATCATAATCCCCATTTGGTCGGTACTAGCTTCTCCAAAAATAAGTAAATCATCAGCAAAAAATAGGTGAGTTATAGGAGGACCATCCTTGGATAAAATGATAGGATTCCACCTCTTGGCATCCACTTCATATTAAATTTTATGAGTCAACCGCTCTATACAGAGAACAAATAAATAAGGAGATATGGGGTCCCCTTGCCTGATCCCCCGCGTGGGAGAAAACTTATCTGTTTTGCCTCCGTTGAACATCGCCTGAAACGAGCTAAGAGAAACACAATTAAGGATTAAATCACAAAATTGAGGATCCAAACCAATCTCCAAGAGAGTGTCTCTGAGAAAAGTCCAATCAAGTCTATCATAGGCTTTTTCAAGATCTATCTTCATAGCTACCCATCCTTTCCTTCTTTTCAGGTAACGCATGGAGTGAAAGACCTCCTGAGCAATAATAATATTATCTGAGCTCTGTCTACCTGGAATGAAACTACACTGATTGGGAGAGAAAAGTTTGCTAAGTTCACTCTTCAGGCGATTGCAATGGCCTTAGTCATGGTTTTGTAAATAACATTACATAAACCAATAGGACGGAACTGAGAAATAAGGTTGGGTTTCTCAAGCTTAGGGATTAAAACAATAAGAGTGTCGTTAATCTCTTGGACCTTCTCAGGGTGACGAATACAGGATTGGATTAAATCCACCACAGAGTTCCCAATAATTTTCCATTGGGATTGAAAGAAAAGAGGATTTAGCCCATCCGGTCCCGGAGCCTTCATGGCCCCCATACTAAAAACTGCAGCCTTGATCTCATCTGCATCCAGCGGTTTGGCCATGTCACCGAGCAACTCCGGAGGAAGCCTCGGAAAAGAATACCCAGCATCCATAGGCAATCCGCTACCTGTACTCGTGTAGAGATTCCTGAAGTAGTTCACGGCCATGCCACGAAGTGCCTCCGGATCGGTCACTAACTCACCATGATCATTTGTCAAGGCCTCAATTTTATTATGTTTTCTCCTAACCATAGTCGCGGTATGAAAGAATCTCGTGTTTTTATCCCCATGAGTGAGCCAAGACACACGAGATTTCTGCTTCCAAAGGAGCTCTTCTTGAACAAGAGTCTTATGGTAATCCTCCCAAAGGCGCTTTTGGAGTTTCTCAAGATATGGTACATGTTGCATTCTCAACCTATTATTGATTCCTTCCTGGCAACGCATGAGCTTCCTTTTTCGTCTTCCAATTTCACCAAAGACTTCATTATTCCAAGTCACTACAGCTTCCTGGAACGCAGCAGAGGAGGGGGCCTAAGCCATGTTATCCTTCCAAGCCCCATCAACTACTCTGGGGAAATCTGCATGGGTTAGCCATGAAGCTAAAAAATGAAAGGGACGTTGGAGGTTATCACCAGGGGCCTCAAAGAGCTTAATCAGAATGAGATTGTGGTCGGATTTAAGCCGGGGAAGATGAAAGACAGACACTTGTGGGAATGTTTGGACCCAAGGCGTATTACCAAGAGCCCAATCAATACGCTTACGAACCCCTCTCCCCTCCCAAGTAAAGGGAGGACCTTTATAACCCAGATCAGACAAAGAACAATCTTCAATGCGGTCTCTAAACTTGTTCATGCTCACCAGATTTGGAGGGCCCCCACCAATTTTGTCAGAAGCACAAAGGTAGGAATTGAAATCCCTAACAACTGCCCAGCTCTCAGTAACTGACCCTGCAATAGTTCGAAGTTCACGCCAAAGAACATCTCTAAGAGTAACATTGGGGCTGCCATAAGTAAAAGTGATGAGCATCTTGGGACCCCCTGCATTCAGGGTAACTCGGGTGTGGACAAACTGACGGTGAGACTTAAGGACTTCCAGCGATCCCCAATGTTTATGCCAAAGAAGCCAAATACCACCAGAAAAGCCTTCAGCTTCAACAACAAAGAAATCGTCAAAACCCGTAGATTTCATAATTACAGGTAGCTTCCTCGCACTAACTCTAGTTTCAAAAAGAGCTAGGCAAGACACATGATGTCTGGACACAAGATCCTTCAACAGAAGGGGAACTCATTTCCCTGCAGCACCTCTGATGTTCCAACTTAAGATGTTGTACAACATAAGGAAACTATAGAGAGAGGGTAACACGGCAGCTTCTGCGGGTCCTGGGAGAAGAACTCTTGTCCCTATCTCTAGTAAAATCATTAACTGAGTCACTAGATTCCTTGGAATCAACCTTACCCCCTTTAGGGTTACCACTGTGGCCATTGCCAGTTGTAATATCCACTTTCTCCAAACGTTCCCGGGCTCCATGGTTTCTACGAGcctttttttttgcattttttagGGACGTGGGCCCCATTGAATTATTGTGGGAAGGCTGCATCAATGGGGGTGAGGTGGCCCTATTAGCTATTGGCTCCTTAAAAGCTGTACTGATTTGGGAGTTGACTGGGCCTTGGGATTCATGGGGAAGAACTCTTGCTGCGGGGTCCACACGCGGAGGAAAGCTAGGAGGAGCTGCATCCTCATTATTGGGGGCCACATTCTTGTCAGAGAATATTCCAGTGCCATTTAAGGAAATGTGTTCCTGCGGATTCTGATTGGCCATCAGAGATTCCAATCCCAAAGTGGTGGGACCCACTACCTCGCCCATAATTGAGTCATTATTAGGCTAAATATTCTGTTGCTCATTTCCAGGCATAGAAACCGGAGCTGAGTTGGCGGGAATCTCGTCGTGATTATTATCAATCACCATATTTTCCAAAACTGCAAACCTCGTCCCTGTTGAAGTCCCACCGGTCTGGCGGCGGTTACCGGAAGTAGTGGCGGATCTGCCAACGGCTTGGGATTTTCTAGGGGCGCTGCGAGAGTATTTCCTGGCTATCATCCATGGCCCGAAGTCTTCAACCTCCTTATCCAGAGCACCGGAACTGGCTAACAATTGGGGAGCTGCATCTGCTACACTAGCAGTCTTCAGAGGGCATTGTTCCTTCTTGTGGCCAAATTTACCACAGTCAAAGCATATCATGTTCAAGCCCTCGTATTCAATTTTGAATTCCTCATCTTCGAACACAAACTTGGAAACCAGAGTCTTGCGAAGGTCTATTTCCACACAAATTCTTGCAAATTTCGCTCGTTCAGATAGATCACCAGGTTGGCCCTTGCCAGCCATGGTCTTCCAAGTATGGTCATCCACCTTCACAAACCTTCCCACATTCTTGCCAATCTCATGCAATACCTCCTGGTCATAACATTCAACAGGGAAACCCGGTACCCGAAATCACACAGTCACCCTTGTTAGTTCACCTTTGGATGGGATAAACATTGGGCGCCATTGCTGAATGACCAAGTCATGGCTCATAATCACCCATGGCCCTCCAGTGAAAACATGGGCATAATCAACCCTATTAGCAAAACGGAccacaaagaaatcaaaatcgaGGTCGATCACCTCCATATCCCCTGACGGGTTCCACAACCTTGAGAGGCGATCTTTGAGTAGACGCATACCGATCCGTTTACCTAGCAGTTTGACAATAATAGCATTCCCCCAGGGTTTTGGCAACTCGCGGAGTTTCTCTTTGGAAAGCTTGATGACGGGACAGAGAGGGTTTGGCTGCAGCCTCTCCTCACCCTCCTCCTCCATCTCACTAGTCTCAGAGTCTGATGAGAACCCCTCCATGGGGACTTCGTCCTCTTCCTCAGTCTCGTTACCACCATTCACTCCTAGGCAAATATCCTTATAGGATATCACCTTACGCGCCGGCACCGTGAACTCAGTGGGAGTAGGCTTGCTGGAAGTCCCCCCACCCGGAACATCCTTACCACCCTCCGGTGGGTTACCGGAGGCACTCAACGCGTCCAGATCTCAGGGTTTTAGAGAGAAGCTGCTCTAGGGTTCCTATTTTTTACGAactattaattttcttttggtGCATACATTCTAATCATTATTAAATAATCGTTAATTTCTTTATTAATATGGAAAGATTCATAACTCATCTTCCATAATTGCTGCTTAATTTCTATTTTGGTGAAAAATTTGTATAATTATTCTCACTATTATTAAATAATCCTGAAATATATCAATTAATGGaatctttaatttaaaaaagaattaataCCGAAAGATCCATAACTTTATTCATTACTCCATTTCCATATTTGCtgcttaatttttattttggagaaaaaTTTGTATAATTATTCTCACTATTATTAAAGAATTCCTTATTctcaattcaattttttttcttcttccctgTTATTTTATCcgtaatttataaaaaaaaaattaccagtGTTGCTTTTGTCTAAAGCTCATTTTAGTTTGAATTTTTTCAGGTAGGTGATGTGGAGATTGGCTAAACAACAAAAATGGTACATGCTTTGAGTAAGTAGGAAGTCTTATAAGCTTTTATAATGATCTAGATCAAGAGAATGACCCATGATTTATTGAATGTGAATATCTGCAAGAATGAGGAGATAAATTTTTCCGGTATTTATATTTTTGCACTTATTTTACTGCTTTATGTGGTTGTAATTTATCATGTTTTTCTTCCTTCTACATGTTTCATTTTCGTCTCCTGCTTGTCTTCTTTGTTTCCGATTTTCATTGTTTGGTTTTCATTATGAGTTAAATTAGTGGATTCTTCTTTTGACAAATCTTGATTGTTTCATTTTGTCTATGATTATTTCATGTTTTTGTGGTAGTGCTTGCTCTGATGCCTTAAAATAAATGTGAGAAGCACTGTAGTCTTCTGCTGTTGATGATAAATGTCATGGAAGATTATAGCTAAAATTCAAAGCTTTAGTTCTAAACTTGATTATCTAAAGATCACTTTCTATTAGGTTTTCTAGAAATTTATTAATTGTCTCAAGTATGTTTGTTTCTTACAATTGAAAGTTGAAaacttatagcttattttctgCAAGTTTCAAAGAGATCTCACTAGCTTATTTTCTGCAAGTTTCAAATTGATCCCATTTAATTGTTTGTTGGTTCTAACCGATAATAGTTTTATTTGTTTTGCAATTCTACTAATAGTAGATGAGGACTCATTTCAAGAGTATAATTTAGTGAGTGGACTTATATAGCTCACTAAAAAGGTTAGGTTGCTCCTCTTTATTCACCTATGTGTCATATCTATttagttttctttttataaattgATGTTTTCAACAGATATTTAGTTTTTTACATTCAGGATGACCAGAATGAGGAGCAGAGATTCGGTAGATTTACAAAATATGTTCATATCTCATATAAATTAGCTTCAAAATTTAATATAGATGTTAAAATCATATATTCAGGATATGGTTTTCTACCATTGCTCGAGATGTTTTATAACCAACACCACTTCTATGTTTTTGGTAGGTCATTGATTTTCAGACGTTCATAATGTAACCGAGGATAGCAAGTTTTGAAACTAGCTATTATTTGAAGGTCGATTTTTCCGTTCTCATAATTCGTAATAATGTAACAAAGGATAGCAAGTTTTGATGTATTGCTCTTAATATGAGCTTATATAGGGGATGAACAATTTCTTAATACTTCGATTTTTGAACTTTGGTTTTGTTTTGCTATTTTCATTTAGGTTTCCTGACATGCGTCTTATTCCACTTGTAGGGCAATTTTCTAagcatttaat from Lotus japonicus ecotype B-129 chromosome 2, LjGifu_v1.2 includes:
- the LOC130736869 gene encoding uncharacterized protein LOC130736869; protein product: MKSTGFDDFFVVEAEGFSGGIWLLWHKHWGSLEVLKSHRQFVHTRVTLNAGGPKMLITFTYGSPNVTLRDVLWRELRTIAGSVTESWAVVRDFNSYLCASDKIGGGPPNLVSMNKFRDRIEDCSLSDLGYKGPPFTWEGRGVRKRIDWALGNTPWVQTFPQVSVFHLPRLKSDHNLILIKLFEAPGDNLQRPFHFLASWLTHADFPRVVDGAWKDNMA
- the LOC130736870 gene encoding uncharacterized protein LOC130736870; the encoded protein is MEGFSSDSETSEMEEEGEERLQPNPLCPVIKLSKEKLRELPKPWGNAIIVKLLGKRIGMRLLKDRLSRLWNPSGDMEVIDLDFDFFVVRFANRVDYAHVFTGGPWVIMSHDLEVLHEIGKNVGRFVKVDDHTWKTMAGKGQPGDLSERAKFARICVEIDLRKTLVSKFVFEDEEFKIEYEGLNMICFDCGKFGHKKEQCPLKTASVADAAPQLLASSGALDKEVEDFGPWMIARKYSRSAPRKSQAVGRSATTSGNRRQTGGTSTGTRFAVLENMVIDNNHDEIPANSAPVSMPGNEQQNI